Proteins encoded in a region of the Cupriavidus pauculus genome:
- the dsbD gene encoding protein-disulfide reductase DsbD: MRVQAGFGWRQFAAALLLVLLGMLGLQGAARAASEDDFLPPEQAFRFAARQLDDRTIEVRFDVADGYYLYRERFAFAAQPASVKLGAPEFPAGKVKFDETFNKDMETYRGSVTIRVPVEAGPPDGKWALTVTSQGCADKGLCYPPQEHVFRVGGAPLANLFGDRAPAGTSGATSAGAAVSSAPSQAANAAVAEDGDRIARALASRNLGVIVALFFGLGLLLTFTPCVLPMVPILSSIVVGEHVTRGRALTVSLAYVLGMAVVYTAIGVAAGMIGEGLAAALQTPWVLGAFAVLMIALALSMFGLYELQLPQRWQTRLTESSNKRQGGQIAGAAVMGAISALIVGPCVTAPLAGALAYIAQTGDAVTGGSALFAMAIGMGVPLVLVGVGAGNLLPRAGRWMEATKRFFGFLLIGVAIWMVTPVLPAWIVMVAWAALLLVGAVYLGAFDALGADARGLARLGKGLGLLAALAGAIVLVGLASGGRDPLQPLSHLSFNGAAGGASGAGEKEAMRFERIRTVADLDARVAAAAAAGRPVMLDFYADWCVSCKEMEKFTFSDAKVGARMAQLTLLQADVTANNADDRALLKRFGLFGPPGIILFGADGKERPVRVIGYQSADRFLDSLERAFGTSSVAAR; encoded by the coding sequence ATGCGGGTGCAGGCGGGATTCGGTTGGCGACAGTTTGCGGCGGCGTTGCTGCTCGTGCTGCTTGGCATGCTCGGGCTGCAGGGTGCCGCGCGGGCGGCGTCCGAGGACGACTTTCTGCCTCCCGAACAGGCGTTTCGATTTGCCGCGCGCCAGCTCGACGACCGGACCATCGAGGTGCGCTTCGACGTGGCCGATGGGTACTACCTCTACCGGGAGCGCTTCGCGTTCGCGGCGCAGCCCGCGTCGGTGAAGCTTGGTGCGCCGGAATTCCCGGCGGGCAAGGTCAAGTTCGACGAGACCTTCAACAAGGACATGGAGACCTACCGCGGCAGCGTAACGATTCGCGTGCCCGTGGAGGCCGGGCCGCCCGACGGCAAATGGGCGCTGACCGTGACATCGCAGGGCTGCGCGGACAAGGGGCTGTGCTATCCGCCGCAGGAGCATGTGTTCCGTGTGGGCGGGGCGCCGCTGGCGAACCTGTTTGGCGATCGCGCGCCCGCCGGCACATCGGGTGCCACCTCGGCGGGGGCGGCGGTGTCCTCCGCGCCCTCGCAGGCCGCTAATGCGGCGGTGGCCGAGGACGGCGACCGCATCGCGCGCGCGCTGGCCAGCCGCAACCTCGGCGTGATCGTCGCGCTGTTCTTCGGGCTCGGGCTGCTGCTGACCTTCACGCCCTGCGTGCTGCCAATGGTGCCGATCCTGTCGTCGATCGTGGTGGGCGAGCATGTCACGCGCGGCCGCGCGCTGACCGTGTCGCTGGCCTATGTGCTCGGCATGGCCGTCGTGTACACCGCGATCGGCGTGGCCGCGGGGATGATTGGCGAGGGGCTGGCCGCGGCGCTGCAGACGCCATGGGTGCTCGGTGCCTTCGCGGTGCTGATGATCGCGCTTGCACTGTCGATGTTCGGCCTCTATGAACTCCAGCTGCCGCAGCGCTGGCAGACGCGGCTGACCGAGTCGTCGAACAAGCGGCAGGGCGGGCAGATCGCCGGCGCCGCGGTCATGGGGGCGATCTCGGCGCTGATCGTCGGGCCGTGCGTCACGGCGCCGCTCGCGGGCGCGCTCGCGTATATCGCGCAGACCGGCGATGCGGTGACGGGCGGCAGCGCGCTGTTTGCCATGGCCATCGGCATGGGCGTGCCGCTCGTGCTGGTCGGGGTGGGGGCGGGCAATCTGCTGCCGCGCGCGGGCCGCTGGATGGAGGCGACCAAGCGCTTCTTCGGCTTTCTGCTGATCGGCGTGGCGATCTGGATGGTGACGCCGGTGCTGCCCGCATGGATCGTGATGGTCGCGTGGGCGGCGCTTCTGCTTGTGGGCGCCGTGTATCTGGGCGCGTTCGATGCGCTTGGCGCCGATGCACGCGGTCTGGCGCGGCTGGGCAAGGGGCTGGGCCTGCTGGCGGCACTGGCCGGCGCGATCGTGCTGGTGGGGCTCGCGTCCGGCGGGCGCGATCCGTTGCAGCCGCTGTCGCATCTGAGCTTCAATGGCGCGGCGGGCGGCGCCAGTGGCGCAGGGGAGAAGGAAGCGATGCGCTTCGAACGCATTCGCACCGTGGCGGACCTCGATGCGCGCGTGGCGGCCGCCGCGGCGGCGGGCCGGCCGGTCATGCTCGATTTCTACGCGGACTGGTGCGTGAGCTGCAAGGAGATGGAGAAGTTCACGTTCTCCGATGCGAAGGTCGGCGCGCGCATGGCGCAGCTGACCTTGCTGCAGGCCGACGTCACGGCCAACAATGCCGACGATCGCGCGCTGCTGAAGCGCTTTGGACTGTTCGGGCCGCCGGGGATCATCCTCTTCGGTGCCGACGGCAAGGAGCGGCCCGTGCGCGTGATCGGCTATCAGTCGGCCGATCGGTTCCTCGACAGCCTCGAGCGCGCGTTCGGGACGTCCAGCGTCGCGGCGCGCTAG
- a CDS encoding magnesium transporter CorA family protein, whose translation MQLLGFSASQVHPLATLEAAREFLAGNAAARFVWADFDTEEVAPAPSAWRDSLTPLTGAPVLDLHLVDATNPSHPSFFDTTNAYDMVIFRKLTFETSRLFAEADAAHAASAPAPSGVPVSAQRPARKYPPGFLPALARIDTQPVTFFVFDTVLITVRPGPSRTLDQVRQRLLDLCQAPRPAGASGTNGQAALVHGVRPPTRPEDLMLRLLNAMVDRYLELRSPLTRQLDRWQRALLSARRSFSSWEGLLDARIQLRRLEHLSEEQRDALQEFRDSLLDNRYSSEEDGAPRPTAASRDEVLLVRLTDLMEHIQRVLAHARRLEDSIESAVQIHFSAVAHRTNRTMRTLTILTALFMPLTLITGIFGMNFDRMPWLHAPEGFWWSIGLMGGVVAAIGALWALGRWLDR comes from the coding sequence ATGCAACTGCTCGGGTTCTCGGCCAGCCAGGTCCATCCGCTGGCCACCCTCGAGGCGGCGCGCGAGTTTCTCGCCGGCAACGCCGCGGCGCGCTTCGTCTGGGCGGACTTCGACACCGAAGAGGTCGCGCCCGCACCGTCCGCGTGGCGCGACAGCCTGACGCCGCTGACGGGCGCGCCCGTCCTCGACCTGCATCTGGTGGATGCCACCAATCCCTCGCATCCGTCGTTCTTCGACACGACGAATGCGTACGACATGGTGATCTTCCGCAAGCTCACGTTCGAGACGAGCCGCCTGTTCGCGGAGGCGGACGCGGCACACGCGGCATCCGCGCCGGCGCCGTCAGGCGTACCCGTCTCGGCGCAAAGGCCCGCGCGCAAGTATCCGCCGGGATTCCTGCCCGCCCTCGCGCGCATCGACACGCAACCGGTCACGTTCTTCGTCTTCGACACGGTGCTCATCACCGTGCGGCCGGGCCCGTCGCGCACGCTGGATCAGGTACGCCAGCGTCTGCTCGATCTCTGCCAGGCCCCACGCCCTGCGGGCGCCTCCGGCACGAACGGGCAGGCCGCGCTCGTACACGGCGTCCGTCCGCCCACGCGCCCCGAGGACCTGATGCTGCGGCTTCTCAACGCGATGGTGGATCGCTACCTCGAACTCCGCTCGCCGCTCACGCGCCAGCTCGACCGCTGGCAGCGCGCGCTGCTGAGCGCGCGACGCAGTTTCTCGAGCTGGGAGGGCCTGCTCGACGCGCGCATCCAGCTGCGGCGGCTCGAACACCTGAGCGAGGAACAGCGCGATGCGCTGCAGGAATTCCGCGACAGTCTGCTCGACAATCGCTACAGCAGTGAGGAAGACGGTGCGCCGCGGCCGACCGCGGCCAGCCGCGACGAGGTGCTGCTGGTCCGGCTGACCGATCTGATGGAGCATATCCAGCGCGTGCTGGCCCATGCAAGGCGGCTCGAGGACTCGATCGAGTCGGCCGTGCAGATTCACTTCTCGGCCGTCGCGCATCGGACCAACCGCACGATGCGCACGCTGACGATCCTCACGGCGTTGTTTATGCCGCTGACGCTGATCACGGGGATCTTCGGCATGAACTTCGATCGCATGCCGTGGCTGCATGCGCCCGAAGGATTCTGGTGGTCGATCGGCCTGATGGGCGGCGTGGTGGCCGCCATCGGCGCGCTCTGGGCACTCGGCCGCTGGCTCGACCGCTAG
- the yihA gene encoding ribosome biogenesis GTP-binding protein YihA/YsxC gives MSLLHQARFFITVNHLRDLPATAVPEVAFAGRSNAGKSTAINILCNQKRLAFSSRTPGRTQHINFFSVAPVKAPDPLAFLVDLPGYGYAEVSGTAKYHWQGLLSDYVQTRTQLSGLVLMMDARRPFTDLDCQMVEWFLPTGRPIHVLLTKADKLTNSENALALRETRKVLAGYAEQLETPVPMTAQLFSSIKRRGIEEAQRVIAGWLALPEALASASEGTSEATSDGSPEADGAEPVATEPVAAEPATRAAAKNPAKTPAKAPAKKAPKHRVPKALRPKIAQPSKAKSKV, from the coding sequence ATGTCGCTTCTACACCAGGCCCGCTTCTTCATTACCGTCAACCACCTGCGCGACCTGCCCGCCACGGCTGTCCCCGAGGTGGCCTTCGCCGGCCGTTCCAACGCCGGCAAATCGACGGCCATCAACATCCTCTGCAACCAGAAGCGGCTCGCCTTCTCGTCGCGCACGCCGGGCCGCACGCAGCACATCAACTTCTTCTCGGTGGCCCCGGTCAAGGCGCCGGACCCGCTCGCCTTCCTCGTCGACCTCCCCGGCTACGGCTACGCGGAGGTCTCGGGCACGGCCAAGTATCACTGGCAGGGTCTGCTCAGCGACTACGTGCAGACGCGCACGCAGCTGTCGGGCCTGGTGCTGATGATGGACGCGCGCCGTCCGTTCACGGATCTCGATTGCCAGATGGTGGAGTGGTTCCTGCCGACGGGCCGGCCGATTCACGTCCTGCTGACCAAGGCGGACAAGCTGACCAACAGCGAGAACGCGCTGGCGCTGCGCGAAACGCGCAAGGTGCTCGCCGGTTATGCGGAACAGCTCGAAACGCCGGTGCCGATGACCGCGCAGTTGTTTTCGAGCATCAAGCGCCGTGGCATCGAGGAAGCGCAACGCGTGATCGCGGGCTGGCTCGCGTTGCCGGAAGCGCTAGCGTCGGCGTCGGAAGGCACATCGGAGGCGACATCGGATGGCTCGCCGGAAGCGGATGGCGCAGAGCCGGTCGCGACGGAACCGGTCGCCGCAGAGCCCGCCACGAGGGCCGCTGCAAAAAACCCCGCGAAAACGCCCGCAAAGGCCCCTGCGAAAAAGGCCCCCAAGCACCGCGTCCCCAAAGCGCTGCGCCCGAAGATCGCCCAGCCATCGAAAGCCAAATCGAAGGTTTGA
- the hemB gene encoding porphobilinogen synthase, whose product MSTFPEYRPRRMRRDDFSRRMMRENRLSPDNFIYPVFILEGQNQRQTVASMPGVERVSVDLLLPIAEDCVKLGIPVIALFPVIDPSLKTPDGIEATRAEGLVPRAVRALKDRFPELGILTDVALDPYTSHGQDGVLDDNGYVINDITVEILVKQALAQAEAGVDIVAPSDMMDGRIGAVRAALEENSHIHTRIMAYSAKYASAFYGPFRDAVGSAANLGKSNKMTYQMDPANTDEALREVAQDIMEGADMVMVKPGMPYLDIVRRVKDEFRFPTYVYQVSGEYAMLKAAAQNGWLDHDKVMMESLLAFRRAGADGILTYFARDAARLLRD is encoded by the coding sequence ATGTCCACGTTTCCCGAATATCGTCCCCGCCGCATGCGCCGCGACGATTTCTCGCGCCGCATGATGCGCGAAAACCGCCTGTCCCCCGACAACTTCATCTACCCGGTCTTTATTCTCGAAGGCCAGAACCAGCGTCAGACCGTCGCGTCGATGCCTGGCGTGGAGCGCGTCTCGGTAGACCTGCTGCTGCCCATCGCCGAAGACTGCGTGAAGCTCGGCATTCCCGTCATCGCGCTGTTCCCGGTGATCGACCCGTCGCTGAAGACGCCCGACGGCATCGAGGCCACCCGGGCCGAAGGCCTCGTGCCGCGCGCGGTGCGCGCGCTCAAGGACCGCTTCCCCGAACTCGGCATCCTCACCGACGTGGCGCTCGATCCGTACACGAGCCACGGCCAGGACGGCGTGCTCGATGACAACGGCTACGTGATCAACGACATCACGGTCGAGATCCTCGTCAAACAGGCGCTGGCGCAGGCCGAAGCGGGCGTCGATATCGTCGCCCCGTCGGACATGATGGATGGCCGGATCGGCGCGGTCCGTGCCGCGCTCGAAGAGAACAGCCACATCCACACGCGCATCATGGCGTACTCGGCCAAGTACGCGTCCGCGTTCTACGGCCCGTTCCGCGATGCCGTGGGCTCGGCCGCGAATCTGGGCAAGAGCAACAAGATGACGTACCAGATGGATCCGGCCAACACCGACGAGGCCCTGCGCGAAGTAGCGCAGGACATCATGGAAGGCGCGGACATGGTCATGGTCAAGCCCGGCATGCCGTACCTCGATATCGTGCGCCGTGTGAAGGACGAGTTCCGCTTTCCGACCTACGTGTATCAGGTCAGCGGCGAGTACGCGATGCTCAAGGCCGCGGCACAGAACGGCTGGCTCGATCACGACAAGGTCATGATGGAATCGTTGCTCGCCTTCCGCCGTGCGGGGGCCGACGGCATCCTTACGTACTTCGCGCGCGACGCCGCGCGTCTGCTGCGGGACTGA
- a CDS encoding c-type cytochrome — MNRIAKILAVMALAVPALTMTGMATAAEQAPAKADPAKGETLYSQGAPDRNVPACLSCHGAAGNSGAAANPKLAGQQAEYVHKQLEDFKAKTRNNAIMTPYASVLTDQEMRDIGAYLAKQQLKPATAKSKDTIEAGQKIYRAGIAAKGVPACAACHGPTGAGIPAQYPRIGGQFAEYTEAQLIAFRQGTRKNNSVMSTVAARMSDAEIKAVADYVAGVR, encoded by the coding sequence ATGAACCGCATTGCGAAAATTCTGGCTGTCATGGCGCTCGCTGTCCCTGCGCTGACCATGACGGGAATGGCTACCGCCGCAGAACAGGCCCCCGCAAAGGCCGATCCTGCCAAGGGCGAAACGCTGTATTCGCAAGGCGCTCCCGATCGCAATGTTCCCGCGTGCCTGAGCTGCCACGGCGCGGCGGGCAACAGCGGCGCGGCCGCCAATCCCAAGCTCGCCGGCCAGCAGGCCGAGTACGTGCACAAGCAACTCGAAGACTTCAAGGCCAAGACGCGCAACAACGCGATCATGACGCCGTACGCCTCGGTGCTGACCGATCAGGAAATGCGTGATATCGGCGCCTACCTCGCCAAGCAGCAACTGAAGCCGGCCACGGCGAAGAGCAAGGATACGATCGAAGCCGGCCAGAAGATCTATCGTGCCGGGATCGCGGCGAAGGGCGTGCCGGCCTGCGCGGCCTGCCACGGACCGACGGGCGCGGGGATTCCGGCGCAGTATCCGCGTATCGGCGGCCAGTTTGCCGAGTATACGGAGGCACAGCTGATCGCATTCCGCCAGGGCACCCGCAAGAACAACTCGGTGATGAGCACCGTCGCCGCGCGCATGTCGGACGCCGAGATCAAGGCCGTTGCCGACTACGTGGCCGGCGTGCGCTGA